One genomic segment of Alicycliphilus denitrificans K601 includes these proteins:
- a CDS encoding pseudouridine synthase has product MKARARLIRFNKPYGVLSQFTPEGRWRGLKDFIDLPGVYVAGRLDADSEGLLLLTDSGPLQARISDPRHKMEKTYWVQVEGIPDDAALAALQRGITLNDGPTRPARVHRLEPPPALCPRDPPIRVRRNIPDSWIELVIREGRNRQVRRMTAAVGHPTLRLVRTAIGPYTLDGLAPGAWDDIETIAAGA; this is encoded by the coding sequence ATGAAGGCCCGCGCTCGGCTGATCCGCTTCAACAAGCCCTACGGCGTGCTGAGCCAGTTCACGCCCGAGGGGCGCTGGCGCGGGCTCAAGGACTTCATCGACCTGCCCGGCGTCTACGTGGCCGGGCGCCTGGACGCGGACAGCGAGGGCCTGCTGCTGCTGACCGACAGCGGGCCGCTGCAGGCGCGCATCAGCGACCCGCGCCACAAGATGGAGAAGACCTATTGGGTACAGGTCGAGGGCATTCCCGACGACGCGGCCCTGGCCGCGCTGCAGCGCGGCATTACGCTGAACGACGGCCCCACCCGGCCCGCGCGCGTGCACCGCCTGGAGCCGCCGCCCGCCCTGTGTCCGCGCGACCCGCCGATCCGCGTGCGCCGGAACATCCCCGACAGCTGGATCGAACTCGTCATCCGCGAGGGCCGCAACCGCCAGGTGCGCCGCATGACGGCGGCCGTGGGCCACCCCACGCTGCGCCTGGTGCGCACGGCCATCGGCCCGTACACGCTGGACGGCCTGGCGCCCGGCGCGTGGGATGATATCGAAACGATAGCTGCTGGCGCTTGA
- a CDS encoding M23 family metallopeptidase, producing MLRGLGLALLPGPAVLARAATAPDAWPQALQVPGGVARLQLGPAPERPVVHAGDVPVLVLGDSIAWMALVGIPLSAPVGQAHVTVQAAAGAPGRRIAYRVAPKQYREQRLTVAPRTVDLAPEDLARHERERAHQQQIMATFSTPLPDELQMRQPVPGPRSSSFGLRRVFNGQARNPHSGMDIAAATGTPIVAPLPGRVIDVGDYFFNGGTVWLDHGGGLLTMYCHLSRVDCQVGDRLRTGDAFCKVGATGRVTGPHLHWGVMLNRTMVDPALFLPA from the coding sequence GTGCTGCGGGGCCTGGGCCTGGCGCTGCTGCCCGGCCCCGCCGTGCTGGCCCGTGCCGCCACGGCGCCCGATGCCTGGCCCCAGGCGCTGCAGGTGCCCGGCGGCGTGGCCCGGCTGCAGCTGGGCCCGGCGCCCGAGCGGCCCGTGGTGCACGCGGGCGACGTTCCCGTGCTGGTGCTGGGCGACAGCATCGCGTGGATGGCCCTGGTCGGCATACCGCTCTCCGCGCCCGTGGGCCAGGCCCACGTGACGGTGCAGGCCGCAGCCGGCGCGCCCGGGCGCCGCATCGCCTACCGCGTGGCGCCCAAGCAATACCGCGAGCAGCGCCTGACGGTGGCGCCGCGCACCGTGGACCTCGCGCCCGAAGACCTGGCCCGTCACGAGCGCGAGCGCGCCCACCAGCAGCAGATCATGGCGACCTTCTCCACCCCGCTGCCGGACGAGCTGCAGATGCGCCAGCCCGTGCCGGGGCCGCGCTCCAGCAGCTTCGGCCTGCGCCGCGTGTTCAACGGCCAGGCGCGCAACCCGCACAGCGGCATGGACATCGCCGCCGCCACGGGCACGCCCATCGTGGCGCCGCTGCCGGGCCGGGTGATCGACGTGGGCGACTATTTCTTCAACGGCGGCACCGTCTGGCTCGACCATGGCGGCGGCCTGCTCACCATGTACTGCCACCTGAGCCGCGTGGACTGCCAGGTGGGCGACCGGCTGCGCACGGGCGACGCCTTCTGCAAGGTGGGCGCCACCGGCCGCGTGACCGGCCCGCACCTGCACTGGGGCGTGATGCTCAACCGCACGATGGTGGACCCCGCCCTGTTCCTGCCCGCATGA
- a CDS encoding aspartate ammonia-lyase, translating into MRQEHDFIGIKTIPPDAYWGVHTARAVENFPITGHTVAQMPALIRAFAFVKKAAAHANLQLGAISTTQADAIAKACDDLIAGQLHEQFVTDVIQGGAGTSTNMNANEVIANRALEHLGLPKGSYDVIHPNDHVNASQSTNDTYPTAVKIATYFGIQELLGALAALRGAFEAKALEFAGILKIGRTQLQDAVPMTLGQEFAAFASMIADDERRLRESAYLMAEVNMGGTAIGTGINAPLGYVDAVVPKLAELSGVPVRAAANLIAATSDTGAFVDISGVLKRIAAKLSKISNDLRLLSSGPQAGVADIRLPARQAGSSIMPGKVNPVIPEAMNQVCFEVIGNDAAITMACEAGQLQLNAFEPLVAWALHKSLHHLARACRTLQVNCVEGIAANQGLLDERIAASVTLVTALNPVIGYEKAAAIAKAAIATGKPIAEVAEDLGIMGRAEMQKLLVAERLTQAGAIKAVH; encoded by the coding sequence ATGCGTCAAGAACATGACTTCATCGGCATCAAGACCATCCCTCCCGATGCGTACTGGGGCGTGCACACCGCCCGTGCCGTGGAGAACTTTCCCATCACCGGCCACACCGTGGCCCAGATGCCCGCGCTGATCCGGGCCTTCGCCTTCGTCAAGAAGGCCGCCGCCCACGCCAACCTGCAGCTGGGCGCGATCAGCACCACCCAGGCAGACGCCATTGCCAAGGCCTGCGACGACCTGATTGCCGGGCAGCTGCACGAGCAGTTCGTCACCGACGTGATCCAGGGCGGCGCCGGCACTTCCACGAACATGAACGCCAACGAGGTGATCGCCAACCGTGCCCTGGAGCACCTGGGATTGCCCAAGGGCAGCTACGACGTGATCCACCCGAACGACCACGTCAACGCATCGCAGAGCACGAACGACACCTATCCCACGGCGGTCAAGATCGCCACCTATTTCGGCATCCAGGAGCTGCTCGGCGCCCTGGCCGCCCTGCGCGGCGCCTTCGAGGCCAAGGCGCTGGAATTCGCCGGCATCCTCAAGATCGGCCGCACCCAGCTGCAGGACGCCGTGCCCATGACGCTGGGCCAGGAGTTCGCGGCCTTCGCCTCCATGATCGCCGACGACGAGCGCCGCCTGCGCGAGTCGGCCTACCTGATGGCCGAGGTGAACATGGGCGGCACGGCCATCGGCACGGGCATCAACGCGCCGCTGGGCTACGTCGACGCGGTGGTACCGAAGCTGGCCGAGCTCTCGGGCGTGCCGGTCAGGGCCGCCGCCAACCTGATCGCCGCCACGTCCGACACGGGCGCCTTCGTCGACATTTCCGGCGTGCTCAAGCGCATCGCCGCCAAGCTTTCCAAGATCAGCAATGACCTGCGCCTGCTGTCCTCGGGCCCGCAGGCGGGCGTGGCCGACATCCGGCTGCCGGCGCGCCAGGCGGGCTCGTCCATCATGCCGGGCAAGGTCAACCCGGTGATCCCCGAGGCGATGAACCAGGTGTGCTTCGAGGTGATAGGCAACGACGCGGCCATCACCATGGCCTGCGAGGCCGGGCAGCTGCAGCTCAACGCCTTCGAGCCGCTGGTCGCCTGGGCGCTGCACAAGAGCCTGCACCACCTTGCCCGCGCCTGCCGTACGCTGCAGGTCAACTGCGTGGAGGGCATAGCCGCCAACCAGGGCCTGCTGGACGAGCGCATCGCCGCGTCGGTGACGCTGGTGACGGCCCTGAACCCGGTGATCGGCTACGAGAAGGCCGCGGCCATCGCCAAGGCCGCCATCGCCACGGGCAAGCCCATCGCCGAGGTGGCCGAGGACCTGGGCATCATGGGACGGGCCGAGATGCAGAAGCTCCTGGTGGCCGAGCGGCTGACCCAGGCCGGGGCGATCAAGGCCGTCCACTGA
- a CDS encoding META and DUF4377 domain-containing protein — MNDKQALKTLAALALAALVGACASAPPQTPAPMPSTTAQNGAPSLASHDWNLTAAFDAQGRSDGSWLLAGHTPMQLHFEGQRLSVRNLCNMLGASFGTQGGDMQLGRPVSTMRACADKDLMRLEQRVGAQLPTVTRYQLNAGGTPQLQLFFADGSRWELAGQPTPQTQYGGPGERMFLEVAPERVACSHGVMKNAQCLRVREIRYGDNGAKTHVGQWQVFYDEVQGYTHEPGMRNVLRINRFKRQNPPADASAYVYMLDMVVESERMK, encoded by the coding sequence ATGAACGACAAGCAAGCCCTCAAGACCCTGGCCGCGCTGGCCCTGGCCGCCCTGGTGGGCGCCTGCGCCAGCGCCCCGCCGCAGACCCCGGCCCCCATGCCCTCCACCACCGCGCAAAACGGCGCCCCCAGCCTCGCCTCCCACGACTGGAACCTGACGGCCGCCTTCGACGCGCAGGGCCGAAGCGACGGAAGCTGGCTCCTGGCCGGGCACACGCCGATGCAGCTGCATTTCGAGGGCCAGCGCCTGAGCGTGCGCAACCTGTGCAACATGCTGGGCGCCAGCTTCGGCACGCAGGGCGGCGACATGCAGCTCGGCCGCCCCGTGTCCACCATGCGCGCCTGCGCCGACAAGGATCTGATGCGGCTGGAGCAGCGCGTGGGCGCGCAGCTGCCGACCGTCACGCGCTACCAGCTCAATGCCGGCGGCACGCCGCAGCTGCAGCTGTTCTTTGCCGACGGCAGCCGCTGGGAGCTGGCCGGCCAGCCCACGCCGCAGACGCAGTATGGCGGCCCCGGCGAGCGCATGTTCCTGGAAGTGGCGCCCGAGCGGGTGGCCTGCAGCCATGGCGTGATGAAGAACGCCCAGTGCCTGCGCGTGCGCGAGATCCGCTACGGCGACAACGGCGCCAAGACCCACGTGGGGCAATGGCAGGTGTTCTATGACGAGGTGCAGGGCTACACCCACGAGCCCGGCATGCGCAACGTGCTGCGCATCAACCGCTTCAAGCGCCAGAACCCGCCGGCCGACGCATCGGCCTATGTCTACATGCTGGACATGGTGGTCGAGTCCGAGCGCATGAAGTAG
- a CDS encoding DUF924 family protein yields MTPESILHFWFEELSAPQHFAKDAALDAAIARRFGATLQAAASGELSGWRQSARGRLAEIVVLDQFSRNVYRDTPRAFAQDGMALVLAQELVASGQAGALPPAQRAFAYMPYMHSESRVVQAQSVRLFAEPGLEGNLPFALQHRAIIERFGRYPHRNAILGRESSGEELAFLREPGSSF; encoded by the coding sequence ATGACGCCCGAATCCATCCTGCACTTCTGGTTCGAGGAGCTGAGCGCCCCGCAGCACTTCGCCAAGGACGCCGCGCTGGACGCCGCCATCGCCCGGCGCTTCGGCGCCACGCTGCAGGCCGCCGCGAGCGGCGAGCTGTCCGGCTGGCGCCAAAGCGCTCGGGGGCGCCTGGCGGAGATCGTGGTGCTGGACCAGTTCTCCCGCAACGTATACCGCGACACGCCGCGCGCCTTCGCGCAGGACGGCATGGCGCTGGTGCTGGCGCAGGAGCTGGTGGCCAGCGGGCAGGCAGGCGCCCTGCCGCCCGCGCAGCGCGCCTTTGCCTACATGCCCTACATGCACAGCGAATCCCGCGTGGTGCAGGCGCAGTCGGTGCGGCTTTTCGCCGAGCCGGGGCTGGAGGGCAACCTGCCGTTCGCGCTGCAGCACCGGGCCATCATCGAGCGCTTTGGCCGCTACCCGCACCGCAACGCCATCCTGGGGCGCGAGTCCAGCGGCGAGGAGCTGGCGTTCCTGCGCGAGCCCGGCTCCTCGTTCTAA
- a CDS encoding glutamine--tRNA ligase/YqeY domain fusion protein yields MSTPVHNDSTDTVKPSNFLRQIIEADLAQGTHARNRWAGSPGDAAHQGAGPADPAKIRTRFPPEPNGYLHVGHAKSICLNFGLARDYGGVCHLRFDDTNPEKEDQEYVDGIIDAVHWLGFDWKDPDGHENLYYASNYFGFMYRAAEYLIEAGHAYVDEQTPEEMRANRGDFGRPGVDSPYRSRTPAENLARFRDMKDGKLPDGAAVLRAKIDMASPNINLRDPAIYRIKHAEHHNTGNAWCIYPMYTFAHPVEDALECITHSICTLEFEDQRPFYDWLLDRLAEGGLIATPQPRQYEFARLNLTYVVTSKRKLKHLVDNGIVSGWDDPRMPTIVGLRRRGYTPESIQMFCERIGVTKDYSWIDYATLEGCLREDLEAKAHRAMVALDPLRLELTNWAEVFGSADHLEHCSLPALPHSHDGAHEGAPERRFTLGREVWIEREDFEEVPPKGYKRLFPGNRVRLKGGYVIECTGCEKDAEGRVAKVLATVVPDTKSGTPGADSVKVKAAITWVGVQDGLQAEVRLYDRLFTDAQPDAGGKDFLALLNPDSLKVVNAYVEPSLAAARPDGKFQFERFGYFVADRKDHAPGRPVFNRITGLKDSWGK; encoded by the coding sequence ATGAGCACCCCAGTCCACAACGACAGCACGGATACCGTCAAACCCAGCAACTTCCTGCGCCAGATCATAGAAGCCGACCTGGCCCAGGGCACGCATGCACGCAACCGCTGGGCCGGCAGCCCCGGCGACGCGGCCCACCAGGGCGCCGGCCCGGCAGACCCCGCGAAAATCCGCACGCGCTTCCCGCCCGAGCCCAACGGCTACCTGCACGTGGGCCACGCCAAGAGCATCTGCCTGAACTTCGGCCTGGCACGCGATTACGGCGGCGTGTGCCACCTGCGCTTCGACGACACCAACCCCGAGAAGGAAGACCAGGAATACGTGGACGGCATCATCGACGCCGTGCACTGGCTCGGCTTCGACTGGAAGGACCCGGACGGCCACGAGAACCTGTACTACGCCAGCAACTACTTCGGCTTCATGTACCGCGCGGCCGAGTACCTCATCGAGGCCGGCCACGCCTACGTGGACGAGCAGACGCCCGAGGAGATGCGCGCGAACCGCGGCGACTTCGGCAGGCCCGGCGTGGACAGCCCCTACCGCAGCCGCACGCCGGCCGAGAACCTGGCACGCTTTCGCGATATGAAGGACGGCAAGCTGCCCGACGGCGCCGCCGTGCTGCGCGCGAAGATCGACATGGCATCGCCCAACATCAACCTGCGCGACCCGGCCATCTACCGCATCAAGCACGCCGAGCACCACAACACCGGCAATGCGTGGTGCATCTATCCCATGTACACCTTCGCGCACCCGGTCGAGGACGCGCTCGAGTGCATCACCCACAGCATCTGCACGCTGGAGTTCGAGGACCAGCGCCCGTTCTATGACTGGCTGCTCGACCGCCTGGCCGAGGGCGGCCTGATCGCCACGCCGCAGCCGCGCCAGTACGAGTTCGCGCGGCTGAACCTCACCTACGTGGTCACCAGCAAGCGCAAGCTCAAGCACCTGGTGGACAACGGCATCGTGAGCGGCTGGGACGACCCGCGCATGCCCACCATCGTGGGCCTGCGCCGGCGCGGCTACACGCCCGAGTCCATACAGATGTTCTGCGAGCGCATCGGCGTGACCAAGGACTACAGCTGGATCGACTACGCCACGCTGGAAGGCTGCCTGCGCGAGGACCTGGAGGCCAAGGCGCACCGCGCCATGGTGGCGCTCGACCCGCTCAGGCTGGAGCTGACCAACTGGGCCGAGGTGTTCGGCAGCGCGGACCACCTGGAGCACTGCAGCCTGCCCGCCCTGCCGCATTCCCACGATGGGGCGCACGAAGGCGCGCCCGAGCGCCGCTTCACGCTGGGCCGCGAGGTCTGGATCGAGCGCGAGGACTTCGAGGAGGTGCCGCCCAAGGGCTACAAGCGCCTGTTCCCAGGCAACAGGGTGCGCCTCAAGGGCGGCTACGTGATCGAATGCACGGGCTGCGAGAAGGATGCCGAAGGCCGCGTGGCCAAGGTGCTGGCCACCGTGGTGCCGGACACCAAGAGCGGCACGCCCGGCGCCGACAGCGTCAAGGTCAAGGCCGCCATCACCTGGGTGGGCGTGCAGGACGGCCTGCAGGCCGAGGTGCGCCTGTACGACCGCCTGTTCACCGATGCCCAGCCCGACGCGGGCGGCAAGGACTTCCTGGCGCTGCTCAACCCGGACAGCCTCAAGGTGGTAAACGCCTACGTGGAGCCCTCGCTGGCCGCCGCCCGGCCCGACGGGAAATTCCAGTTCGAACGCTTCGGCTACTTCGTGGCCGACCGCAAGGACCACGCGCCCGGCAGGCCCGTGTTCAACCGCATCACGGGGCTCAAGGACAGCTGGGGCAAGTAG
- the aroQ gene encoding type II 3-dehydroquinate dehydratase: MTTKTVYVLNGPNLNLLGTREPQVYGSQTLADVEQICAAACTRHGLALVFRQSNHEGALVDWIHEAGRLHAEGKLAGVVLNAAAYTHTSVALLDAVKGTGVPLVELHISNVHARESFRHRSYLAGAARAVMCGFGVQGYALAIAGVAQW; the protein is encoded by the coding sequence ATGACCACCAAAACCGTTTACGTTCTCAACGGCCCCAATCTCAACCTGCTGGGCACGCGCGAGCCGCAGGTCTATGGCTCCCAGACCCTTGCCGACGTGGAGCAGATCTGCGCGGCGGCCTGCACGCGCCATGGCCTGGCGCTGGTGTTCCGCCAGAGCAACCACGAGGGCGCCCTCGTGGACTGGATCCACGAGGCGGGCCGGCTGCACGCCGAGGGCAAGCTGGCCGGCGTGGTGCTCAACGCCGCGGCCTATACGCACACCAGCGTGGCGCTGCTCGATGCCGTCAAGGGCACGGGCGTGCCGCTGGTGGAGCTGCACATCAGCAACGTGCACGCGCGCGAGAGCTTCCGCCACCGCTCCTACCTGGCCGGCGCCGCGCGCGCCGTGATGTGCGGCTTCGGCGTGCAGGGCTACGCGTTGGCCATCGCCGGGGTGGCGCAATGGTGA
- a CDS encoding alpha/beta fold hydrolase, which translates to MVTARALATLPVPAQVLALERQARRETTPCGAGDMVWHAWGTPRDGVPPLVLLHGGSGSWTHWVRNIADLMDAGRELWIPDLPGFGDSASPASGGDADALAGPMAEGLRTLFGPRQCDLVGFSFGGLTAGLLLAAHPEVARQLVVVGAPAMGVVPQRQVALKAWRHLPEAAQIAAHRYNLAALMLKDEALIDALDGLALGLHVANVVRDRMPRRRLAHTDALARALSRVDCPVHAIYGRSDALYKEWIGALEGAYAAAAPDFRGLALIDDAGHWVQFERPQAFMQALLAALRAGAGK; encoded by the coding sequence ATGGTGACGGCGCGGGCGCTGGCCACGCTGCCCGTGCCCGCCCAGGTGCTGGCCCTGGAGCGGCAGGCCAGGCGCGAGACCACGCCCTGCGGTGCCGGCGACATGGTCTGGCACGCCTGGGGCACGCCGCGCGATGGCGTGCCGCCGCTGGTGCTGCTGCATGGCGGCAGCGGCAGCTGGACGCACTGGGTGCGCAACATCGCCGACCTGATGGACGCGGGGCGCGAGCTGTGGATTCCCGACCTGCCGGGTTTCGGAGATTCGGCCTCGCCCGCCTCGGGCGGGGACGCCGATGCTCTGGCCGGGCCGATGGCCGAGGGCCTGCGCACGCTGTTCGGCCCGCGCCAGTGCGACCTGGTGGGCTTCTCGTTCGGCGGCCTGACGGCCGGCCTGCTGCTGGCGGCCCACCCCGAGGTGGCGCGCCAGCTGGTGGTGGTGGGCGCTCCCGCCATGGGCGTGGTGCCGCAGCGGCAGGTCGCACTCAAGGCCTGGCGCCACCTGCCCGAGGCCGCCCAGATCGCGGCGCACCGCTACAACCTGGCTGCGCTCATGCTCAAGGACGAGGCCCTGATCGACGCCCTGGACGGCTTGGCGCTGGGCCTGCACGTGGCCAACGTGGTGCGCGACCGCATGCCGCGCCGCCGCCTGGCGCACACCGATGCGCTGGCGCGCGCGCTGTCGCGGGTCGATTGCCCCGTGCATGCCATCTATGGCCGCAGCGACGCGCTCTACAAGGAGTGGATAGGCGCGCTGGAGGGCGCCTACGCCGCCGCCGCGCCCGATTTCCGCGGCCTGGCGCTCATCGATGACGCTGGCCACTGGGTGCAGTTCGAGCGCCCGCAGGCCTTCATGCAGGCGCTGTTGGCGGCGCTGCGCGCGGGCGCCGGCAAGTGA
- the arfB gene encoding alternative ribosome rescue aminoacyl-tRNA hydrolase ArfB produces MTERHCPPALRVDPAEVELTAMRAQGAGGQNVNKVSSAVHLRFDIVASSLPGDVKQRLLALRDSRITQQGVLVIKAQQYRTQEANRLDALARLQALVDSVARPPRVRRATRPTLGSQQRRLEAKSRRAGIKALRGRTAAPD; encoded by the coding sequence GTGACCGAACGCCATTGCCCCCCGGCCCTGCGGGTGGACCCCGCCGAGGTGGAACTGACCGCCATGCGCGCCCAGGGCGCGGGCGGGCAGAATGTGAACAAGGTGTCGAGCGCCGTGCACCTTCGCTTCGATATCGTAGCCTCGTCGCTGCCCGGCGACGTGAAGCAGCGCCTGCTGGCCCTGCGCGACAGCCGCATCACGCAGCAGGGCGTGCTCGTCATCAAGGCCCAGCAGTACCGCACGCAGGAGGCCAACCGCCTGGACGCGCTGGCCCGCCTGCAGGCCCTGGTGGACAGCGTGGCCCGGCCGCCGCGCGTGCGCCGCGCCACGCGGCCCACCCTGGGGTCGCAGCAGCGGCGGCTGGAGGCCAAGAGCCGGCGCGCGGGCATCAAGGCGCTGCGCGGCCGCACGGCCGCGCCGGACTGA
- a CDS encoding DODA-type extradiol aromatic ring-opening family dioxygenase produces MTTDTVSPSTGPGALPALFVSHGAPLFALEPGSTGPALARWAAGLRRSHPGLRGVVIMSPHWMERGATVMTGARPATWHDFGGFPPALYALQYPAAGDPALAGQVLDLLRQAGIAAQGDAERPFDHGAWVPLMHLFPQADLPVVQVALPVGAGPAEVHAMGAALHGLRAQGVLVVGSGSMTHNLREFFGGGHERAPYVLEFSRWIEAAVERGDLPALLDYRRQAPHAQRAHPTEDHFLPLFFALGVAGEGWGAEYLSREVMYGMLAMDAFALHAPAAA; encoded by the coding sequence ATGACCACAGATACCGTCTCCCCCTCCACCGGCCCCGGCGCGCTGCCGGCGCTGTTCGTTTCGCACGGCGCACCGCTGTTCGCGCTCGAACCCGGCAGCACCGGCCCGGCGCTCGCGCGCTGGGCCGCCGGGCTCAGGCGCAGCCACCCCGGCCTGCGCGGCGTGGTCATCATGTCGCCGCACTGGATGGAGCGCGGCGCCACCGTCATGACCGGCGCGCGGCCCGCCACCTGGCACGATTTCGGCGGCTTTCCGCCCGCGCTCTACGCGCTGCAATACCCGGCCGCGGGCGACCCGGCACTGGCCGGGCAGGTGCTGGACCTGCTGCGGCAGGCCGGCATCGCCGCGCAGGGCGACGCGGAGCGCCCCTTCGATCATGGCGCCTGGGTGCCGCTCATGCACCTGTTTCCGCAGGCCGACCTGCCGGTCGTGCAGGTGGCGCTGCCCGTGGGCGCAGGCCCGGCCGAGGTGCATGCCATGGGGGCGGCCCTGCACGGCCTGCGCGCGCAGGGCGTGCTGGTCGTGGGCTCGGGCAGCATGACGCACAACCTGCGCGAGTTCTTCGGCGGCGGGCATGAGCGCGCGCCCTACGTGCTGGAGTTCAGCCGCTGGATCGAGGCCGCCGTGGAGCGCGGCGACCTGCCCGCCCTGCTGGATTACCGCCGCCAGGCGCCGCACGCGCAGCGCGCCCACCCCACGGAGGACCACTTCCTGCCGCTGTTCTTCGCGCTGGGCGTGGCCGGCGAGGGCTGGGGCGCCGAATACCTCAGCCGCGAGGTGATGTACGGCATGCTCGCCATGGATGCCTTCGCACTGCATGCGCCGGCTGCGGCATGA
- a CDS encoding alpha/beta hydrolase encodes MLDLPFTCLHRPANSAVRHPWLLVLMHGVGSNEHDLFGLTPQIPEHFHVLSLRAPFRMGPGAFAWFDFSIEPGGERTIDEAQEAHSRALLEQAVPSAARQLGVEPGRTVVGGFSQGGIMALSLLLTRPGLMHAGLVWHGRLLAQAVPYIASADAFHGKHLRVSHGTHDNVIPLAHAQAIRRQVQALPLHLSYEEFAGAHEIRQAELAHTVAWLQGLSGAA; translated from the coding sequence ATGCTGGACCTGCCCTTCACCTGCCTGCACCGTCCGGCCAACTCGGCGGTGCGCCACCCGTGGCTGCTCGTGCTGATGCACGGCGTGGGCAGCAACGAGCACGACCTGTTCGGCCTCACGCCGCAGATTCCCGAGCACTTTCACGTGCTGAGCCTGCGCGCGCCGTTCCGCATGGGGCCGGGCGCATTCGCATGGTTCGATTTCTCCATCGAGCCGGGCGGCGAGCGCACCATCGACGAGGCGCAGGAGGCGCACAGCCGCGCGCTGCTGGAACAAGCCGTGCCCTCGGCCGCGCGCCAGCTCGGCGTGGAGCCCGGGCGCACGGTGGTGGGCGGCTTCAGCCAGGGCGGCATCATGGCGCTGTCGTTGCTGCTCACGCGCCCCGGTCTGATGCACGCGGGGCTGGTATGGCACGGCCGGCTGCTCGCGCAGGCCGTGCCATACATCGCGTCGGCCGACGCCTTCCACGGCAAGCATCTGCGGGTGAGCCACGGCACGCACGACAACGTGATCCCGCTGGCCCATGCGCAGGCCATCCGCCGCCAGGTGCAGGCGCTGCCGCTGCACCTGAGCTACGAGGAATTCGCCGGTGCCCATGAAATCCGCCAGGCCGAGCTGGCGCACACGGTGGCCTGGCTGCAAGGGCTGTCCGGCGCGGCCTGA
- a CDS encoding DUF3014 domain-containing protein: MPERDPAEYRPRPESSTSWAVAAVVAAAVAAGAAWWFWWRLAQAPAPVVAPPPDAAASAPMAEASGPQHPIAAQADAGPLPPLAESDAWVAKALGELLGAERVGRFLLTDGFVRRAVATVDNLPRAQAPARLWPVQPAPQRFLVEGPPGAQAIAPANAARYQAFVAFAEAVPPDAAVALYARLYPLFQAAYEELGYPGKYFNDRLVAVLDHLLAAPAPQGPLAVQLTQVRGEVPSTRPWVRYEFADPQLEALSSGQKMLVRMGPDNARRLKAVLAELRRRVVTGEVARRPAE, encoded by the coding sequence ATGCCCGAGCGCGACCCCGCCGAGTACCGGCCCCGGCCGGAATCCTCCACCTCCTGGGCCGTGGCCGCCGTGGTGGCCGCAGCCGTCGCGGCGGGCGCCGCGTGGTGGTTCTGGTGGCGGCTCGCGCAGGCGCCCGCGCCGGTCGTGGCGCCGCCACCCGACGCCGCGGCTTCGGCGCCGATGGCCGAGGCGTCCGGCCCGCAGCACCCCATCGCGGCGCAGGCCGATGCCGGGCCGCTGCCGCCGCTGGCCGAGTCCGACGCATGGGTGGCCAAGGCGCTGGGCGAGCTGCTGGGCGCCGAGCGCGTGGGCCGCTTCCTGCTGACGGACGGCTTCGTGCGCCGCGCGGTGGCCACCGTGGACAACCTGCCGCGCGCCCAGGCCCCCGCGCGGCTGTGGCCGGTGCAGCCGGCGCCGCAGCGCTTCCTGGTCGAGGGTCCGCCCGGCGCGCAGGCCATCGCGCCCGCCAATGCGGCGCGCTACCAGGCCTTCGTCGCGTTCGCCGAGGCCGTGCCACCGGACGCCGCCGTGGCGCTGTACGCACGGCTCTACCCGCTGTTCCAGGCCGCCTACGAGGAGCTGGGCTACCCCGGCAAGTACTTCAACGACCGCCTGGTGGCCGTGCTGGACCACCTGCTGGCAGCGCCCGCGCCGCAGGGGCCGCTGGCCGTGCAGCTCACGCAGGTGCGTGGCGAGGTGCCGTCCACGCGGCCCTGGGTGCGCTACGAGTTCGCGGACCCGCAGCTGGAGGCGCTCTCCAGCGGCCAGAAGATGCTGGTGCGCATGGGCCCCGACAACGCCCGGCGCCTGAAGGCCGTGCTGGCCGAGCTGCGCCGCCGCGTGGTGACGGGCGAGGTGGCGCGCCGCCCGGCTGAGTGA